From the Desulfosarcina sp. BuS5 genome, one window contains:
- a CDS encoding DUF3786 domain-containing protein has product MKLIQIDKAINMVEKSPVFEKIYREYLAQVAMIDFKSKTEKLGVQINGDEVIIPFFGRPHKVSANGIIDPYGNKPNHSVIVVICKYLLLCPDDYPKEDDWVSYKNFRDAAPFVGGFVNNVEAPIARNFACRLDELEQACKGLGGRPAGIELPYQLSIKFSPLPKVPILLLFNDEDDEFPAQCSVLFERRAENYLDMECLAIVGMLLSDYLKKVGEDLYT; this is encoded by the coding sequence TTGAAACTAATCCAGATAGATAAAGCTATAAATATGGTTGAAAAATCTCCTGTATTTGAAAAAATTTATAGAGAATATTTGGCTCAGGTTGCCATGATAGATTTTAAATCTAAAACTGAAAAACTTGGAGTGCAGATAAATGGAGATGAAGTTATAATCCCTTTTTTTGGCAGACCACACAAAGTCTCTGCAAATGGCATTATTGATCCATACGGAAATAAGCCGAATCACTCTGTAATTGTTGTTATTTGTAAATACCTTCTTTTATGCCCGGATGATTACCCAAAGGAGGACGATTGGGTTTCTTATAAAAATTTCAGAGATGCAGCCCCTTTTGTGGGTGGATTTGTGAATAACGTAGAGGCTCCAATCGCCAGGAATTTTGCATGCAGGCTTGATGAACTTGAGCAAGCGTGTAAAGGGCTTGGGGGCCGCCCTGCCGGTATTGAGCTTCCCTATCAGCTCTCAATAAAGTTTTCCCCTCTACCGAAAGTTCCAATCCTTTTGCTTTTCAACGATGAAGATGACGAATTTCCGGCCCAATGCTCTGTGCTTTTTGAAAGACGTGCAGAAAATTATCTTGATATGGAATGTCTGGCTATCGTTGGAATGCTTCTTTCTGACTATTTGAAGAAGGTTGGGGAGGATTTATATACTTAA
- a CDS encoding FmdE family protein, producing the protein MIIYSEDYKKLIRFHGHSCPGLAIGYRVVEVAIEKGGFKKARNEELIAIVENNSCSVDAIQFFLSCTFGKGNLLFKDYGKQVFTFVERTTGKGLRVSLRPGIWNSFLNI; encoded by the coding sequence ATGATCATTTATTCAGAAGACTATAAAAAACTAATAAGGTTTCATGGGCATTCTTGTCCCGGGCTTGCTATTGGTTATCGGGTAGTCGAGGTAGCAATTGAAAAAGGTGGTTTTAAAAAAGCCAGAAATGAGGAATTGATTGCCATTGTAGAAAATAACTCCTGTAGTGTCGATGCTATCCAGTTCTTTCTGAGCTGTACATTTGGAAAAGGGAATCTCCTTTTTAAGGATTACGGAAAGCAGGTTTTCACCTTTGTAGAGAGAACCACAGGAAAGGGCCTGAGAGTGAGTTTGCGCCCGGGAATATGGAACAGTTTTTTGAACATTTAA
- a CDS encoding efflux RND transporter periplasmic adaptor subunit: protein MKKSIIISISFFIITAIFLGVYIHLKSEDRFTFKTMKVVKGDIAQTISATGTVNPVIIVNVGAQVTGKVLKLFADYNSIVKKGDIVAKIDPELYQSDIEEGNARLKTALANLESISKNISYAEAKVKNAGAEIKKETAGLAYAQKEYKRYVELFQKDLVSASERDQKELAYKEALARLESANAELNGQKANLSSKKADYEASFSQVKSAEAALDRDKTNLDYTIIRSPVDGTVVSREVDEGQTLTARMQTPLLFKIAEDLTKMQVNASIDEADIGRIKAGQQALFTVDAFPYTIFEGILKQVRIAPIIVQNVVTYDVIIEVENRELKLKPGMTANVTIMVEHESNVIKIPNEALRFIPPGNLKPEDRKPKDRKPGKKAGKKPGSKHSRYVWRMNKNGSLESVAIKTGISDGEYTGLVRGAVQEGDALATGALDKNGKPVISKKAGALPGAGPPLKVRFRGFRP, encoded by the coding sequence TTGAAAAAAAGCATTATTATCAGTATTTCGTTTTTTATTATTACAGCAATATTTTTGGGCGTTTATATACATTTAAAATCAGAGGATCGCTTTACCTTCAAGACCATGAAAGTGGTAAAAGGAGATATTGCGCAGACTATATCTGCCACCGGAACGGTGAATCCTGTAATAATTGTAAATGTAGGAGCCCAGGTAACAGGCAAGGTCTTGAAACTATTTGCCGATTATAATTCTATTGTCAAAAAGGGAGATATAGTCGCAAAGATAGACCCGGAACTGTATCAAAGTGATATAGAGGAAGGAAACGCGAGATTAAAGACTGCCCTGGCAAATCTGGAAAGTATTTCTAAAAATATAAGTTATGCTGAAGCAAAGGTCAAAAACGCGGGCGCTGAAATAAAAAAGGAGACGGCCGGTCTTGCCTATGCCCAAAAAGAGTATAAAAGATATGTTGAACTCTTTCAAAAAGACCTTGTATCAGCAAGCGAAAGAGATCAAAAAGAATTGGCATATAAAGAAGCGCTTGCCCGGCTTGAGAGCGCAAATGCCGAACTGAACGGCCAAAAAGCAAACCTCTCTTCCAAAAAGGCTGATTACGAGGCATCCTTTTCTCAGGTTAAAAGCGCGGAGGCGGCTCTGGACAGGGATAAAACCAATCTCGATTACACAATTATCAGATCCCCGGTGGATGGGACAGTCGTGTCAAGAGAGGTGGATGAAGGCCAGACCCTGACCGCCAGGATGCAGACTCCCCTCCTTTTCAAGATAGCGGAGGATTTAACCAAAATGCAGGTCAATGCCAGTATTGACGAGGCCGACATCGGCCGCATCAAGGCAGGGCAGCAGGCATTATTTACAGTCGATGCTTTTCCATATACCATATTTGAAGGAATTCTGAAGCAGGTGAGAATAGCCCCCATAATAGTGCAGAATGTGGTTACCTATGACGTTATAATAGAAGTTGAAAACAGGGAACTAAAGCTGAAGCCCGGAATGACGGCCAATGTAACCATAATGGTTGAGCATGAGAGCAATGTTATCAAAATACCGAATGAGGCCTTGAGATTTATCCCGCCTGGAAATTTAAAACCGGAAGATAGAAAACCAAAAGATAGAAAACCAGGCAAAAAGGCCGGGAAAAAGCCTGGAAGCAAGCATTCAAGATATGTATGGCGGATGAACAAAAATGGAAGCCTGGAGTCTGTTGCGATAAAAACCGGAATATCGGATGGAGAATATACCGGACTTGTCCGGGGGGCTGTGCAGGAAGGAGATGCACTGGCGACAGGGGCGCTGGACAAAAACGGCAAACCGGTTATATCCAAAAAAGCGGGGGCGTTACCTGGAGCCGGGCCTCCACTTAAAGTCAGATTCAGAGGATTTCGTCCATAA
- a CDS encoding methyltransferase family protein: MSLRDKLINLFYQGATSSRKARTLLTPIGGFFFFIFVGLFILVSFQIDNILKLPQFLHNPLNVMISLPVLTVGLFLALWSILHFFRVKGTPVPFNPPSTLVKTGPYAHARNPMLTGVFILLLGLGTLLKSISLTFIFTPLFILLSVLELKAIEEPELEKRLGKEYLEYKKGTPMFVPWLRAKSKMTEVTKKYWSKN; the protein is encoded by the coding sequence ATGAGCTTACGCGACAAATTAATCAACCTTTTCTATCAGGGAGCGACAAGCAGTAGAAAAGCCCGAACTCTCCTTACTCCAATAGGAGGCTTTTTCTTTTTTATTTTTGTGGGGCTATTTATTTTGGTTTCCTTTCAAATAGATAACATTCTGAAGCTTCCTCAGTTTCTCCATAACCCATTGAATGTAATGATATCTCTTCCTGTTCTTACTGTGGGGCTGTTCCTGGCGCTATGGTCAATTCTTCATTTTTTTAGGGTAAAAGGAACACCCGTACCTTTCAATCCGCCATCAACGTTAGTTAAAACCGGTCCCTATGCTCATGCTAGAAATCCTATGCTCACTGGTGTATTCATCTTACTGCTTGGGCTCGGGACTTTATTGAAATCTATTTCTCTTACTTTTATATTTACTCCACTTTTTATTCTGTTAAGCGTGCTGGAGTTAAAAGCAATTGAGGAGCCAGAACTCGAAAAGCGTCTTGGTAAAGAATATCTTGAATACAAGAAAGGAACGCCTATGTTTGTCCCATGGCTAAGGGCAAAGAGTAAAATGACGGAGGTAACCAAAAAATATTGGTCAAAAAATTGA
- a CDS encoding CooT family nickel-binding protein: MCEADAFILKNGKEEKFLESVDLIKWEGEDEIYLVSIFGEQKTLKGRLKLYDNTIRKIFFEGIEEDTLLDKAMI, encoded by the coding sequence ATGTGTGAAGCCGATGCTTTTATCCTAAAAAACGGGAAGGAAGAGAAATTCCTGGAAAGTGTTGATCTCATAAAATGGGAAGGGGAGGATGAGATCTATCTGGTCAGTATCTTTGGCGAGCAAAAGACCCTCAAAGGCAGACTTAAACTCTATGATAATACCATAAGAAAAATTTTCTTTGAGGGAATTGAGGAAGACACCTTGCTTGATAAAGCGATGATATGA
- a CDS encoding flavin reductase family protein, producing MELKPEMFKRFLPLPVTLITTVDQKGIPNAAPYSCVMPILRPLDLIALASALPRDTLRNIRETNEFVVNVIGNPSFRKAIKCAKSYPPEINELEEVDLETISSKKVSPPRVKDAIGWIEARVEKEVTGERYSLIIGKVLCSEINDLYLDGERLIDPPMVLLIPDFRLIGERVAKREEFEEETASIKF from the coding sequence ATGGAACTAAAACCGGAAATGTTTAAAAGATTTTTGCCGTTGCCCGTTACACTCATCACCACCGTTGACCAGAAAGGTATACCCAATGCTGCTCCTTACAGTTGCGTAATGCCAATACTGAGGCCACTTGATCTTATTGCTCTGGCTTCGGCCCTGCCTCGCGATACGTTGAGAAACATCCGGGAAACAAATGAGTTTGTGGTCAATGTGATAGGAAATCCTTCTTTTAGAAAAGCGATTAAGTGTGCTAAAAGCTACCCGCCGGAGATCAATGAACTTGAGGAGGTGGATCTCGAAACTATTTCTTCAAAGAAGGTATCTCCTCCTCGGGTTAAAGACGCTATTGGCTGGATTGAGGCGAGGGTGGAAAAGGAAGTCACTGGAGAGAGATATTCTCTTATCATTGGAAAAGTACTCTGCTCAGAGATAAACGACCTCTATTTAGATGGGGAAAGACTTATCGACCCCCCCATGGTATTGCTTATCCCCGATTTCAGGTTAATAGGAGAAAGGGTGGCAAAAAGGGAAGAATTTGAGGAAGAAACCGCTTCGATAAAGTTTTAA
- a CDS encoding CooT family nickel-binding protein encodes MCEASVYLVKNGSQKVIMENVDIMKPEGENIYFENIFGEKLEIKARIKEMNLVDHRILLVKN; translated from the coding sequence ATGTGCGAAGCAAGTGTATATCTTGTTAAAAATGGAAGCCAAAAGGTTATTATGGAGAATGTGGATATTATGAAACCGGAAGGCGAAAATATATATTTTGAGAATATATTTGGAGAAAAACTTGAGATAAAAGCTCGCATCAAGGAAATGAATCTGGTTGATCATCGCATTTTACTGGTTAAAAATTAA
- a CDS encoding TolC family protein has protein sequence MHAVKLIISVCLIFFYFMLSIAWGQQGEKTADITGKTLTLEDCIRIAVEQHPDIRSKMAEAKAGKLRVRQSFSSFLPELDFSSGYSKSGFDRTQGLTGVNSRNNYTVGFSLSQNIFDFGRSLSSWRMSKNEAEAVAYVLNTTGQEKVYQVIEAFYDHLKALKLKKVNQESFALAEFYLKQIRGFYKTGTRPKIDVARAEVDLSKAKVELIKAKNGVRLSVVGLNNAMGIGIDGPEFYQIKDEPEFVKQDYNIDDLFFLACRNRPELFELNAGLRAGEQKIKFFKSEYLPKISGKMSYDWKGDSSPPDREWRAGITLNVPLFSGLDTSYKLKEARENLISLKSRIDSLKLKIKKEVEQGVLNLKEAEERVIATKSAVKQAKENLKLAEGRYKVGLATIIDLTDARVLFLESNTDSITALYDYKIGEATIKKAVGTIPFKIKIRTEN, from the coding sequence ATGCATGCTGTAAAATTGATTATCAGCGTTTGCCTGATTTTTTTCTATTTCATGTTGAGTATCGCATGGGGTCAACAAGGTGAAAAGACGGCGGATATAACAGGAAAGACATTAACCCTGGAAGATTGTATAAGAATTGCAGTTGAGCAGCATCCTGACATCAGGTCAAAGATGGCTGAGGCAAAAGCCGGCAAATTAAGAGTAAGACAGTCTTTTTCCAGCTTTCTCCCTGAGCTCGATTTCTCTTCCGGTTATTCAAAATCAGGATTCGACAGGACTCAGGGCCTTACCGGCGTCAATTCCAGAAATAATTATACTGTCGGTTTTTCTCTTTCCCAGAATATTTTTGACTTTGGCCGGTCTCTTTCCAGTTGGAGAATGAGCAAGAATGAGGCCGAGGCGGTAGCATACGTATTGAATACCACCGGCCAGGAAAAAGTATATCAGGTAATAGAGGCATTTTACGATCATCTCAAGGCATTGAAACTGAAAAAAGTCAACCAGGAATCATTTGCTCTGGCAGAATTTTATCTGAAGCAGATAAGGGGATTTTATAAGACCGGCACCAGGCCGAAAATTGATGTAGCCCGGGCAGAGGTGGATCTGTCAAAGGCAAAGGTAGAGCTTATCAAGGCAAAAAACGGGGTAAGACTTTCCGTGGTCGGCCTGAATAATGCAATGGGGATCGGGATTGACGGGCCGGAATTTTATCAAATAAAGGATGAGCCGGAGTTTGTAAAACAGGATTATAATATAGATGACCTGTTTTTCCTTGCCTGCCGGAACAGACCGGAGCTTTTTGAACTTAATGCCGGACTGAGGGCCGGTGAGCAAAAAATAAAGTTTTTCAAAAGTGAATACCTCCCCAAAATTTCCGGCAAAATGTCTTATGACTGGAAAGGCGATTCATCCCCCCCGGACAGGGAATGGCGGGCCGGGATAACCCTGAATGTACCGTTATTCAGCGGTCTTGATACTTCGTATAAATTAAAGGAGGCCCGCGAAAATCTGATAAGCTTGAAAAGCAGGATTGACAGCTTGAAATTAAAAATAAAAAAAGAAGTGGAGCAGGGGGTTCTAAACCTGAAAGAGGCGGAAGAAAGAGTAATTGCCACAAAATCGGCCGTTAAACAGGCAAAAGAAAACCTGAAGCTGGCCGAAGGGAGATATAAGGTAGGACTTGCAACAATTATCGACCTGACTGATGCGCGGGTACTCTTTCTTGAATCTAATACCGATTCGATAACGGCATTATATGATTACAAGATTGGAGAGGCAACAATTAAAAAGGCTGTCGGAACCATCCCCTTTAAGATTAAAATCAGGACTGAAAATTGA
- a CDS encoding ATP-binding protein, whose translation MRFFNTAGPVNCDDHYSLSPLDRFDLEEILSLIAQKKYFVLHAPRQTGKTTCLLALMDYLNKKGEYKCLYINVESAQGARENVYRGIQAIFSELADGAQLFLKDDFLEKIFAQVLEERGEDHALNSLLRQWCERSEKPVILLIDEIDSLVGDTLISVLRQIRSGYIKRPHAFPQSIILCGIRDVRDYRIHSSREKVIITGGSAFNIKAKSLRLDNFTKNEIRNLYNQHTVETGQKFESGCIDFIWELTSGQPWLVNALGYEVCFEMKNGRDRKNHITSSMIEQAKENIIIRRETHIDQLTDKLKENRVKRVVEPILTGKRVETGFCSDDVQYVVDLGLISLEQNGELNIANRIYHEVIPRELTWNAQMGIQEKTAWYITPYGLLDMNKLLSSFQEFFREHSEHWIERFQYKEAGPQLLLQAFLQRIVNSGGRVEREYGLGRMRTDLLVIWPVKAQSLEAKETQKIVIELKVLHKSLEATIKDGAFQTAEYMDRCGTSDGHLVIFDKRKDISWDKKIFRRSEIYKDKEIVVWGM comes from the coding sequence ATGCGATTTTTCAACACAGCAGGCCCTGTTAATTGCGATGACCATTACTCTCTTTCTCCGCTTGATCGGTTTGATCTGGAAGAAATTCTCTCCTTGATTGCGCAAAAGAAATATTTTGTTCTCCATGCCCCAAGACAAACCGGCAAAACAACCTGCCTGCTGGCATTAATGGATTATCTGAACAAAAAAGGAGAATATAAGTGCCTCTACATCAATGTGGAATCAGCCCAGGGTGCAAGGGAGAATGTGTACAGGGGGATCCAGGCGATCTTCAGCGAGCTTGCTGATGGGGCTCAACTCTTTTTGAAAGATGATTTTCTCGAGAAGATTTTTGCTCAAGTCCTGGAGGAGAGAGGGGAGGATCATGCCCTTAACAGCCTTTTGAGGCAATGGTGTGAAAGGAGTGAAAAACCGGTTATCCTTCTTATTGATGAAATTGATAGTCTGGTAGGAGATACTCTCATTTCAGTTCTTCGACAGATTCGTTCGGGATATATCAAACGTCCTCATGCCTTTCCTCAATCTATTATACTATGCGGTATCAGGGATGTCCGTGATTACAGGATTCATTCGTCACGAGAAAAAGTGATAATCACAGGCGGAAGCGCCTTTAACATAAAGGCCAAATCTCTTCGTTTGGATAATTTCACCAAAAATGAAATCAGAAACTTATATAACCAGCATACAGTGGAAACAGGCCAGAAGTTTGAATCCGGATGTATTGATTTTATCTGGGAGCTTACCTCCGGGCAACCCTGGCTCGTAAATGCACTCGGTTATGAAGTTTGCTTTGAAATGAAAAATGGCCGGGATCGAAAAAATCATATCACATCTTCCATGATTGAGCAGGCAAAGGAAAACATTATCATAAGACGTGAAACACATATTGATCAGCTTACGGACAAGCTGAAAGAAAATCGCGTCAAACGGGTTGTAGAGCCGATTTTAACAGGCAAAAGAGTAGAAACAGGATTCTGTTCCGATGATGTTCAATATGTGGTTGACCTTGGTCTGATATCCCTTGAGCAAAATGGCGAGCTTAATATAGCCAACAGGATATATCATGAAGTAATTCCAAGGGAACTCACCTGGAACGCTCAAATGGGGATTCAGGAGAAAACCGCCTGGTATATTACCCCTTATGGTTTGCTTGATATGAATAAGCTTTTATCCTCTTTTCAGGAATTTTTCCGTGAGCATTCAGAGCATTGGATAGAAAGGTTTCAGTACAAGGAGGCCGGGCCACAGCTTTTGCTTCAGGCATTTCTGCAAAGGATAGTAAACAGCGGAGGAAGAGTTGAACGGGAATACGGATTGGGCCGGATGAGAACGGATCTCCTTGTGATATGGCCGGTAAAAGCTCAAAGCCTTGAGGCAAAAGAAACACAAAAAATAGTTATTGAACTTAAAGTATTACACAAGAGCCTTGAGGCGACTATAAAAGATGGCGCTTTTCAAACCGCTGAATATATGGATCGATGCGGAACATCGGATGGTCATCTGGTTATATTTGATAAAAGAAAAGATATAAGTTGGGATAAAAAGATATTTCGGCGTTCAGAAATATATAAAGACAAAGAAATTGTTGTATGGGGTATGTAG
- a CDS encoding ABC transporter permease, which yields MNLIAGLKISCRALLRNKIRSLLTMLGIIIGVSAVIVMVGIGQGARISITDKIAGMGSNMLHVEPGSLTRGGIRGGRGTINTLVPEDALAIVEKCPSVALASPAARITAQVVYGNLNWSTRVQGTTPDYMTIRKWEKASGNFFYDTDVRYATKVAIIGKTVAENLFQLTSPIGEIIRIKRVPFKVIGLLKEKGQSALGTDQDDVILVPFTTAKKRLFGKHSRLGRIVISAKDETLMKSAQEEITLLLRERHRIRGGKDDDFIIRNMADIQDAAASSMKIMTIVLASIASVSLVVGGIGIMNIMLVSVTERTREIGIRMAVGARTRDILFQFLIESLVLCSAGGILGILSGVTVSELISIFAKWPSVVSIQSIFLSFFFSMMIGVIFGLYPARKASMLNPIEALRYE from the coding sequence ATGAATCTCATTGCCGGCCTTAAGATCTCCTGCCGGGCCTTGTTGAGAAACAAGATCCGGTCATTATTGACCATGCTCGGCATCATCATCGGGGTGAGCGCTGTAATTGTCATGGTCGGAATAGGTCAGGGGGCAAGGATCAGTATCACGGACAAGATTGCCGGAATGGGCAGTAATATGCTTCATGTCGAGCCGGGCAGTCTGACCCGGGGAGGGATCAGGGGCGGAAGGGGAACTATAAATACCCTTGTGCCGGAAGATGCCCTGGCCATAGTTGAAAAATGCCCCTCGGTGGCATTGGCGTCTCCGGCAGCACGTATTACTGCCCAGGTGGTTTATGGGAACCTGAACTGGTCCACCCGCGTCCAGGGCACAACTCCTGATTATATGACTATCAGGAAATGGGAAAAGGCATCAGGAAATTTTTTTTACGATACGGATGTGAGGTACGCAACCAAAGTAGCGATAATTGGAAAAACAGTGGCCGAAAACCTGTTTCAACTAACATCTCCCATTGGAGAAATTATCAGGATAAAACGGGTTCCCTTTAAGGTGATCGGTCTTTTAAAGGAAAAGGGGCAATCAGCTCTTGGAACTGACCAGGATGATGTAATTCTGGTCCCTTTTACAACCGCCAAAAAGCGGCTCTTCGGCAAGCACAGCCGACTGGGGAGGATCGTTATTTCAGCTAAAGACGAAACGCTGATGAAGAGCGCCCAGGAGGAGATCACCCTGCTCTTGCGCGAAAGGCATCGCATCAGGGGAGGAAAAGATGATGATTTTATCATCAGGAATATGGCCGACATCCAGGATGCCGCTGCATCCAGCATGAAGATAATGACCATTGTCCTGGCAAGTATCGCTTCGGTCTCCCTTGTTGTCGGCGGAATAGGGATAATGAACATAATGCTCGTCTCGGTAACTGAACGAACCAGGGAGATCGGGATCAGGATGGCGGTGGGGGCAAGGACCAGGGACATTCTTTTTCAGTTCCTGATCGAGTCCCTGGTACTCTGCTCGGCCGGCGGTATTCTGGGTATTCTTTCAGGGGTTACCGTATCGGAACTTATATCGATATTTGCAAAATGGCCCTCGGTGGTCTCTATTCAATCAATATTTTTATCCTTCTTTTTTTCCATGATGATTGGCGTGATATTCGGCCTGTATCCGGCGAGAAAGGCCTCTATGCTGAATCCGATAGAGGCGCTGAGATATGAATAG
- a CDS encoding ABC transporter ATP-binding protein, which yields MPDRNKQIVVKDLCKTYFLGGVEVSAIKGISLAVSGGEFIALMGASGSGKSSLMNILGCLDRPTAGMYMLEDVDVGHLTRDEMAGIRNKKIGFVFQNFNLLPRTTALENVELPLYYMENISSRQRQESAKEMLKMVGLQGREKHHPSQLSGGEQQRVAIARALVNKPSIIMADEPTGNLDSRTGGEIMEIFQNLNQNLKKTIIFVTHDQDTACFAERRIKLKDGVIIEDNSLNKVNS from the coding sequence ATGCCGGACAGGAATAAACAGATTGTTGTAAAAGACCTTTGCAAAACCTATTTTCTTGGCGGTGTTGAGGTCTCAGCAATTAAAGGGATATCTCTTGCTGTCTCAGGCGGTGAGTTTATCGCCCTGATGGGCGCTTCAGGTTCCGGAAAATCTTCGCTTATGAACATACTCGGATGCCTTGACAGGCCCACTGCGGGAATGTACATGCTGGAAGATGTTGATGTGGGGCATCTGACACGGGATGAAATGGCAGGAATCCGAAACAAAAAAATAGGCTTTGTATTTCAAAACTTCAATCTTCTCCCCCGGACAACAGCCCTGGAGAATGTGGAGCTGCCTCTTTATTACATGGAAAACATATCCTCAAGGCAGAGGCAGGAGTCGGCAAAAGAGATGCTCAAAATGGTCGGCCTGCAAGGAAGGGAAAAACACCATCCCAGCCAGCTTTCAGGGGGAGAGCAGCAGCGGGTGGCCATAGCAAGAGCGCTGGTAAACAAACCCTCCATCATCATGGCGGATGAACCTACAGGCAACCTGGACAGCAGGACCGGCGGAGAAATCATGGAGATTTTTCAAAACCTGAATCAAAATCTAAAAAAAACCATTATCTTTGTTACCCATGACCAGGATACCGCCTGTTTTGCTGAAAGGCGGATCAAATTAAAAGATGGTGTAATCATTGAGGATAATTCCTTAAACAAGGTGAATTCATGA
- a CDS encoding TetR/AcrR family transcriptional regulator: MQAQKLCAKKGFAGTTLDEIAREAGVSRALIVQHFGGIHLKKNRGGCFYRD; encoded by the coding sequence GTGCAAGCCCAGAAATTGTGTGCCAAAAAGGGCTTTGCCGGAACAACTCTGGATGAAATCGCCCGGGAGGCAGGGGTGAGCCGGGCCCTGATTGTTCAGCATTTTGGAGGAATACATCTCAAAAAGAATCGAGGAGGGTGTTTTTATAGAGATTAA